From a single Oncorhynchus tshawytscha isolate Ot180627B linkage group LG29, Otsh_v2.0, whole genome shotgun sequence genomic region:
- the LOC112228043 gene encoding ras-related protein Rab-18-B, protein MEDDVLTTLKILIIGESGVGKSSLLLRFTDDTFDPELAATIGVDFKVKTISVDGNQAKLAIWDTAGQERFRTLTPSYYRGAQGVILVYDVTRRDTFTKLDNWLNELETYCTRNDLVKMLVGNKIDKENRELDRNEGLKFARKHSMLFIEASAKTRDGVQCAFEELVEKIIQTPGLWESETQGRGVQLGRQDQTAGGSCGGYCSLV, encoded by the exons ATGGAAGACGACGTTTTGACAACACTGAAAATATTAATAATTGGAGAAAGTGGCGTTGGGAAGTCCAG tcTTCTCTTGAGATTCACAGATGACACATTTGACCCGGAATTAGCAGCAACAATAG GCGTTGATTTCAAAGTGAAGACCATTTCAGTGGATGGGAACCAGGCAAAGTTGGCAATATGG GACACAGCTGGCCAGGAGCGTTTCCGAACCCTGACGCCTAGTTACTACCGGGGCGCTCAGGGAGTCATCCTGG TGTATGACGTAACACGACGGGATACTTTCACCAAGCTGGACAACTGGCTCAATGAGCTGGAGACGTACTGTACAAGGAATGACCTCGTCAAGATGCTGGTCGGGAACAAAATTGATAAG GAAAACCGCGAACTAGACAGGAACGAAGGCCTGAAGTTTGCAAGAAAACATTCCATGCTGTTTATAG AGGCCAGTGCGAAGACGCGAGATGGGGTGCAGTGTGCGTTTGAGGAGCTGGTTGAGAAGATCATCCAGACGCCGGGACTGTGGGAGAGCGAGACGCAGGGCCGAGGAGTCCAGCTGGGCAGGCAGGACCAGACTGCAGGGGGTAGCTGTGGGGGCTACTGCTCCTTGGTGTAG